Proteins encoded in a region of the Podospora pseudopauciseta strain CBS 411.78 chromosome 6, whole genome shotgun sequence genome:
- a CDS encoding hypothetical protein (COG:S; EggNog:ENOG503PACG), protein MSNPKLREPHPAREDGCFAVTPERKYYIRGNTFIKRSLRPKKFITNWKGKTYVPRLRKELLMNEAAALRFIRQHTDIPVPDIYCGFEDDDAYYLISQNIDGVNMSYLKDETVEGRRPCGAGETPG, encoded by the coding sequence ATGTCTAACCCGAAGCTACGAGAACCGCACCCAGCCAGAGAAGATGGCTGCTTCGCTGTGACACCCGAAAGAAAGTACTACATTCGCGGCAACACCTTCATCAAGAGGTCCCTCCGACCAAAAAAATTCATCACCAACTGGAAAGGCAAAACCTACGTTCCTCGACTGCGAAAAGAGCTCCTCATGAACGAAGCTGCCGCGCTCCGCTTCATCCGGCAGCACACCGACATCCCTGTCCCCGACATATACTGCGGCTTtgaagacgacgacgccTACTACCTGATATCTCAAAACATTGACGGGGTCAACATGTCATACTTGAAAGACGAGACCGTAGAAGGCCGCCGCCCGTGTGGAGCTGGAGAAAC
- a CDS encoding hypothetical protein (EggNog:ENOG503P15K), translated as MTLGGDGPWAVSVMWIVTALTSVFVLLRIYTRFHVVESYGLDDHVYNFAFVLLLCYTIMTTIAAQYGFGQNMFDIQEVEDLVKAILFEAIGQTFAVVGMAVAKWSLGLFLLRLVTQTWHKFVIWITMGSLLAASISVCFVFWLQCSPPAYLYDRRIPGGYCYINTTPVSFTLCILCVIADFFFAIFPWVFLWKLQMNQREKIIIAASMSLGLIAGACGIKRTIEVPNLSSTNYTKDTVGLIVWSAAEIAITMICIGVPVVRPLYKGFIDKLTSRATRSTSGYKKQSGPRYGLKTFGGSTMPGASRWQAETTDGEESDDKAKKAEERTRQLKMGVNGPFTHTKAVGGRTMPANRSDEEILGQEYRENMADDVEDGSGRGSNIQVVETWTVDRSSPVGSRGRY; from the exons ATGACGCTCGGAGGCGATGGCCCATGGGCTGTCTCCGTCATGTGGATAGTTACAGCCCTTACCTCTGTCTTTGTTCTCCTCCGTATCTACACCAGGTTCCACGTGGTGGAAAGCTATGGGCTGGATGACCACGTCTACAACTTCGCGTTT GTTCTCCTGCTGTGCTACACAATCATGACAACCATCGCAGCCCAATATGGCTTCGGCCAAAACATGTTCGACATACAGGAAGTTGAAGACCTTGTCAAAGCTATTTTGTTCGAGGCAATCGGCCAAACATTTGCGGTGGTTGGCATGGCGGTGGCAAAGTGGTCGCTGGGTCTCTTCTTGTTGCGCCTTGTCACGCAAACATGGCACAAGTTCGTCATATGGATTACGATGGGAAGCTTGCTGGCAGCGTCTATATCTGTCTGCTTTGTGTTCTGGCTGCAATGCTCGCCACCGGCTTACCTCTACGACAGGAGAATTCCTGGGGGTTACTGCTACATCAACACCACGCCAGTGTCGTTTACCTTGTGCA TCCTCTGCGTCATTGCagacttcttcttcgccatcTTCCCATGGGTCTTCCTCTGGAAGCTCCAGATGAACCAGCGGGAGAAGATTATCATTGCCGCAAGTATGAGTCTTGGGTTGATCGCCGGTGCATGCGGTATTAAAAGGACCATTGAAGTCCCCAATCTGTCAAGTACAAACTACACCA AGGACACAGTTGGTCTCATTGTCTGGTCCGCTGCCGAAATCGCCATCACCATGATCTGCATTGGCGTCCCTGTCGTCCGACCCCTCTACAAAGGCTTCATCGACAAGCTCACGTCCCGCGCCACCCGCTCAACATCCGGTTACAAGAAACAAAGTGGTCCACGATACGGGCTCAAGACATTTGGGGGGAGCACCATGCCTGGAGCGAGTCGATGGCAGGCTGAGACAactgatggggaggagagtgatgaCAAAGCAAAGAAAGCCGAGGAACGGACAAGGCAGCTGAAGATGGGCGTGAACGGCCCCTTCACTCATACCAAGGCTGTTGGAGGGAGGACCATGCCGGCTAATaggagtgatgaggagattTTGGGGCAGGAGTATCGAGAGAACATGGCGGATGATGTGGAGGATGGAAGTGGGAGGGGTAGTAACATTCAGGTTGTCGAGACTTGGACTGTTGATCGGTCGTCACCGGTTGGGTCGCGGGGGAGGTATTGA
- a CDS encoding hypothetical protein (COG:S; MEROPS:MER0036030; EggNog:ENOG503PE1N) gives MICSTSYLQKVYKGCLVSTTDQPFTINIFSITSNNMAKLFIFLSAFLGILTTLISAQSSPFEMVTLIKIDYATAELAEHYHRLDVTYKTINATAIKAAVLVPKKLAASNKKTDAPVVVHFHGGGLVIGTSLEPAFIADWVTQLPVSTNSILVSPLYRLLPEANAPETLSDISSFWSWLHTSLPSVIASAYPKINTNLNQIVTIGESAGGYLAVQSALLFQEKAKIKAVIAQYPAIWPDLAAWGSLPLPDPTNEAVIKAGKAIDEYLGNLTGTEIRTDAPYPDRWELTEAALLSGRSFEFWGDETAIAQSGLEYALNVSRQWGDKVPGFWVLQGENDGMVAQAGTEEFLARLKGVHPGVEVKYTLRPGLHGFDALYGLDKHFIAEGVSWVKRFWLKGKN, from the exons ATGATCTGTTCAACCAGCTACCTGCAAAAGGTATATAAGGGATGTCTGGTGTCTACAACAGATCAACCCTTCACTATCAACATCTTCAGTATCACATCCAACAACATGGCTAAGCTCTTCATCTTTCTGTCCGCCTTTCTGGGCATCCTCACTACACTGATCTCAGCTCAGTCCAGCCCTTTCGAAATGGTCACCCTCATCAAGATTGACTACGCCACTGCCGAGCTAGCTGAGCACTACCACCGCCTCGACGTCACCTACAAAACCATCAACGCAACCGCCATCAAAGCTGCCGTCCTGGTCCCGAAGAAGCTCGCAGCCTCCAACAAGAAGACCGACGCGCCCGTGGTGGTGCATTTCCACGGCGGTGGTCTCGTCATCGGAACTAGCCTCGAGCCTGCCTTTATTGCCGACTG GGTAACCCAACTCCCCGTCTCCACAAACTCCATCCTTGTCTCCCCGCTCtaccgcctcctccctgaAGCAAACGCCCCAGAGACCCTATCCgacatctcctccttctggTCCTGGCTtcacacctccctcccatccgtCATCGCCTCCGCCTACCCAAAGATCAATaccaacctcaaccaaaTCGTCACCATAGGAGAGTCAGCAGGCGGCTACCTCGCCGTTCAATCCGCTCTCTTATTCCAGGAAAAagccaagatcaaggccgTCATCGCGCAATACCCCGCCATCTGGCCCGACCTAGCCGCCTGGGGgtctcttcccctccctgaCCCAACCAACGAAGCTGTCATCAAAGCCGGAAAGGCCATTGATGAGTACCTCGGTAACCTGACGGGAACAGAAATAAGAACTGACGCCCCCTATCCTGACCGCTGGGAGTTGACAGAGGCGGCGTTGTTGAGTGGGAGGAGCTTTGAGTTTTGGGGGGACGAGACTGCTATTGCGCAATCAGGGTTGGAGTATGCTTTGAACGTGTCGAGGCAGTGGGGGGACAAAGTGCCGGGGTTTTGGGTTCTTCAGGGGGAGAATGACGGGATGGTTGCACAGGCGGGGACGGAGGAGTTTCTTGCTCGGTTGAAAGGGGTTCACCCAGGGGTGGAGGTCAAGTACACGCTCAGACCGGGATTGCATGGTTTTGATGCGCTTTATGGGTTGGACAAGCATTTTATTGCGGAGGGGGTGAGTTGGGTGAAGAGGTTTTGGTTAAAGGGGAAGAACTAG
- a CDS encoding hypothetical protein (EggNog:ENOG503P941) — MAEADLDPEGLDLEDPQAWISHNYREHLITKVEKWNPIWDQAPQADVFSYCISIAQLQRMRIQRLQIQLASAARKAYEGADTDSDWKDWDKILSEYVSAVQEHDYMEQRGSGGRDPFLITGERYMDRKVLEQVMHGFQLSESTDSNPTGEPSLRVWQTTRRAPVPTRGDNRLKKLLARIGIAAIGTAFLIVPMWLLIWVVWEDTWVALWSTTIFVAVFGVLMACVLENEIAVLSASAAYAAVLVVFVALVAEQARGQDEKGS; from the exons ATGGCCGAAGCCGATCTCGATCCAGAGGGGCTCGACCTCGAAGATCCCCAAGCCTGGATCAGTCACAATTACCGAGAACACCTAATAACCAAAGTCGAAAAATGGAATCCCATCTGGGACCAAGCACCACAAGCCGATGTCTTCAGCTATTGTATAAGCATCGCACAACTGCAACGCATGCGGATACAGCGACTACAAATACAACTTGCATCAGCTGCAAGAAAAGCATATGAAGGTGCAGATACAGACAGTGACTGGAAAGATTGGGATAAAATTCTTAGTGAATATG TTTCAGCAGTCCAAGAACATGACTACATGGAACAACGCGGATCCGGCGGGAGAGACCCTTTCCTGATAACAGGAGAGCGTTATATGGACAGGAAGGTTCTTGAACAGGTCATGCATGGCTTCCAACTATCGGAATCGACTGATTCGAATCCGACTGGTGAACCTTCGCTACGAGTATGGCAAACAACTCGACGGGCCCCTGTTCCGACACGAGGAGACAACCGTCTGAAGAAGCTCCTGGCCCGGATTGGTATAGCTGCTATCGGGACTGCGTTTCTCATTGTCCCGATGTGGCTGTTGATATGGGTTGTGTGGGAAGACACCTGGGTGGCGCTGTGGTCGACAACCatttttgttgctgtgttTGGGGTGCTGATGGCGTGTGTACTGGAGAATGAAATTGCGGTTCTCTCAGCATCTGCGGCTTATGCAGCTGTGCTAGTGGTCTTTGTCGCCCTTGTTGCGGAACAGGCCCGGGGTCAAGATGAGAAGGGTTCATAA
- a CDS encoding hypothetical protein (EggNog:ENOG503NUI0; COG:Q) has protein sequence MGSITPSGGYKIQEVPLGSPRPFRLVCIDAGYSGLLLSIIVGQKMQGENLDYQVYEMNGDLGGKWLVNSYYATASSIHHYLKDTAVKYDCE, from the exons ATGGGCAGCATTACGCCGAGTGGTGGCTACAAAATCCAGGAGGTTCCATTGGGATCGCCTCGGCCTTTCCGTCTGGTATGCATCGATGCCGGTTATTCAGGGCTACTCTTATCCATCATTGTAGGTCAGAAGATGCAGGGGGAGAACCTTGACTATCAGGTTTACGAGATGAATGGCGATCTTGGTGGCAAGTGGCTGGTCAACAG CTACTACGCCACCGCCTCTAGTATCCATCACTATCTTAAAGACACAGCAGTCAAGTACGACTGTGAGTAG
- a CDS encoding hypothetical protein (COG:S; EggNog:ENOG503P2ZX), protein MAPRYIGGSVLAALVKQHPEYDITVLLRNVPDTFTSQYSNVKILRGDFDDTALIADTASKADIVIHNGNSKHEPSIKAHIDGLLRNSTPSSPRFLIRLSGTGAIADWADSSYYGEKNPRVWNDIHDIGQLTSLPDTALHRNIEKIVQKAAVDHGDRLKCAIICSGEVYGPGKGPGRAQSQLVPLFCDEIINNTKRAFYTQSGGNARSWVHIDDLVAVYIKLGEAAAAGGGNADWGHGYYFTATQEVSQLDFATAIGRILKKHGVIEYEEPVQLPLDDIWKTAQKSKWRYTGIYAFACNTRTVSERARKVLGYEPKAPSLFDCLEEDVLAAVRRGA, encoded by the exons ATGGCTCCCA GATACATTGGTGGTTCTGTGTTGGCTGCTCTCGTCAAACAACACCCAGAATATGATATCACGGTGCTCTTGCGCAATGTTCCGGATACCTTCACCTCCCAATACTCCAACGTGAAGATTCTCCGAGGAGATTTTGATGATACAGCACTCATTGCTGATACTGCATCCAAGGCAGATATTGTCATTC ACAACGGGAACAGTAAACATGAGCCCTCCATCAAAGCACACATTGATGGTCTGCTTCGGAATAgcaccccttcttctcctcgttTCCTCATCCGTCTTAGCGGTACAGGCGCCATCGCCGACTGGGCAGACTCATCCTACTACGGCGAGAAGAACCCAAGGGTTTGGAACGACATTCACGATATCGGGCAGCTGACGTCCCTACCGGACACAGCGTTGCATCGGAACATCGAAAAAATTGTCCAAAAGGCAGCAGTGGATCACGGCGATCGTCTCAAGTGTGCAATCATCTGCTCTGGTGAAGTGTATGGACCTGGGAAGGGACCCGGAAGGGCACAGAGCCAATTGGTGCCTCTGTTCTGTGATgagatcatcaacaacaccaagcgTGCGTTTTACACTCAGTCCGGAGGAAACGCTCGAAGCTGGGTGCACATCGATGATCTTGTGGCGGTTTACATAAAACTGGGCGAGGCAGCCGCAGCTGGCGGTGGAAATGCTGATTGGGGTCAC GGATATTACTTCACAGCCACGCAGGAGGTCTCCCAGCTCGACTTCGCCACTGCCATTGGCCGTATTCTCAAGAAGCACGGTGTTATTGAATATGAGGAGCCTGTGCAGCTGCCTCTAGATGACATCTGGAAGACTGCACAAAAGTCTAAATGGCGCTACACAGGGATCTACGCATTTGCTTGCAACACACGAACAGTCAGCGAAAGAGCACGAAAGGTCCTCGGTTACGAGCCAAAAGCCCCGAGTCTTTTTGACTGCCTTGAGGAGGACGTCTTGGCCGCGGTGAGAAGAGGAGCCTGA
- a CDS encoding hypothetical protein (CAZy:PL1; COG:H; EggNog:ENOG503NUJG) produces the protein MRISVLAALFSGVLAAASPTLDRRRQPLTNANLTDVANIGFATQNGGTTGGLGANATTVTTLAELSAAVSETNPLPAIVFIKGAITGATKVRVGSNKSIIGLPGSSLRGIGFIIRHQKNVIIRNLVSSHVVASLAEDAVKIDSSSNIWIDHCEFSSALVADKDYYDGLVDASHGSDFITVSHTYFHDHWKTTLVGHSDSNAAQDTGKLRITYANNYFRNINSRAPLIRFGTAHIFNNLYESVGSAINTRMSAQVLVESNYFLNVTTAVTSKDSKEVGYARLEDNVFGRAASNAPVGSLTKQKIPYAYTLLGSGKVQGVVPLQAGARLNVTVPVPVQPEPTTTPSSTTTSQTSMSPTTTLVTTTSAPITTTSVISTPSTTTSVTSIMVTTTLVESPTTVEPTVEPTTTEPTTTTEPTTTSDPTSATELTTTSEPTPTTESPTEAPTTAEPTTTAELTTMTTNPEPTESTDPDTSQPTETPNPTTPYNRRAAPRSKADKARGGAATSIRGALGKGEAVAELGIHFVSLFLSDIETREKTTYSASVAQSPTNRPAAGGRVRRRGGLAAARGAAAVVDAGLARVDLAVGLGSRRDEGREGEDEGGGELHLEGLFSSKVLSE, from the exons ATGAGAATCTCTGTGTTGGCGGCTTTATTCTCTGGGGTGCTGGCTGCCGCCTCGCCAACACTTGACAGACGACGACAGCCTCTAACAAATGCAAACTTAACCGATGTAGCAAACATCGGCTTTGCAACTCAGAATGGAGG GACAACCGGTGGCCTCGGTGCCAATGCGACAACCGTTACTACCCTTGCCGAGCTCAGTGCCGCCGTCTCGGAAACAAACCCACTGCCCGCCATAGTCTTCATTAAAGGAGCCATCACTGGTGCCACAAAGGTCAGAGTGGGGAGTAACAAAAGCATCATCGGCCTCCCTGGGTCATCGCTCAGGGGAATCGGCTTCATAATACGCCACCAAAAGAACGTCATCATCCGGAATCTTGTCTCGTCTCACGTCGTTGCATCATTAGCTGAGGATGCCGTGAAGattgacagcagcagcaacatatGGATTGATCACTGCGAGTTCTCCTCCGCTCTTGTTGCAGATAAAGACTATTATGATGGTCTTGTGGACGCTTCTCATGGTTCAGACTTCATCACGGTTTCCCA CACCTACTTCCACGACCATTGGAAGACGACTCTCGTAGGCCATTCCGACTCCAACGCCGCCCAAGACACCGGCAAACTTCGCATCACCTACGCCAACAACTACTTCCGCAATATCAACTCCCGCGCCCCCCTCATCAGATTTGGCACAGcccacatcttcaacaatCTCTACGAAAGTGTTGGCAGCGCAATCAACACCCGCATGTCCGCCCAGGTCCTGGTTGAGTCCAATTACTTTCTGAATGTGACCACAGCAGTGACAAGCAAAGATTCGAAAGAAGTCGGATATGCAAGGTTGGAGGATAATGTCTTTGGGAGGGCAGCCAGTAACGCGCCGGTGGGGAGCTTGACCAAACAGAAGATTCCGTACGCGTATACTCTCTTGGGAAGTGGGAAGGTGCAAGGGGTAGTGCCCTTACAGGCGGGGGCGAGACTGAATGTTACCGTGCCGGTGCCTGTACAGCCAGAGCCAACAACGACCCCTTCGTCGACAACCACATCGCAGACAAGCATGTCCCCTACAACAACTTTGGTGACCACCACGTCTGCTCCAATTACAACCACGTCGGTCATAAGCACCCCGAGTACAACTACATCAGTTACTAGCATCATGGTCACTACCACCTTAGTCGAGTCGCCAACCACAGTCGAGCCAACAGTAGAGCCTACAACTACTGAgcccacaacaaccactgAGCCAACCACTACCTCTGACCCAACCTCAGCAACTGAGCTGACTACTACCTCTGAGCCGACCCCAACAACGGAATCTCCCACTGAAGCCCCAACTACAGCAGAgccgacaacaacagcagaacTGACAACAATGACCACCAACCCAGAGCCAACCGAGTCCACCGACCCGGACACCTCCCAACCAACCGAGacacccaaccccaccacacCATA TAACAGGCGTGCAGCCCCTAGGAGCAAAGCAGACAAAGCCAGGGGAGGCGCAGCAACGAGCATAAGAGGTGCCCTGGGCAAAGGTGAGGCCGTTGCAGAGCTAGGTATCCACTTTGTCAGCCTATTCCTGTCAGATATAGAAACACGTGAAAAAACAACGTACAGTGCCTCCGTTGCCCAAAGTCCCACCAACAGACCGGCAGCAGGTGGCCGTgtcaggaggaggggagggctcGCCGCTGCCAGAGGAGCAGCCGCAGTCGTAGACGCAGGTCTGGCGCGCGTCGATCTCGCTGTCGGGCTGGGGAGCCGCCGAGACGAGGGCCGtgagggcgaggatgagggtggtggtgaactTCATCTTGAAGGTTTGTTCTCGTCGAAAGTGTTGTCTGAATAA
- a CDS encoding hypothetical protein (EggNog:ENOG503NYXR; COG:V) yields the protein MKFTTTLILALTALVSAAPQPDSEIDARQTCVYDCGCSSGSGEPSPPPDTATCCRSVGGTLGNGGTLCNGLTFAQGTSYARCCASPGFVCFAPRGCTPVTV from the exons ATGAagttcaccaccaccctcatcctcgccctcaCGGCCCTCGTCTCGGCGGCTCCCCAGCCCGACAGCGAGATCGACGCGCGCCAGACCTGCGTCTACGACTGCGGCTGCTCCTCTGGCAGCGGCgagccctcccctcctcctgacACGGCCACCTGCTGCCGGTCTGTTGGTGGGACTTTGGGCAACGGAGGCACT CTCTGCAACGGCCTCACCTTTGCCCAGGGCACCTCTTATGCTCGTTGCTGCGCCTCCCCTGGCTTTGTCTGCTTTGCTCCTAGGGGCTGCACGCCTGTTACTGTTTAA
- a CDS encoding hypothetical protein (CAZy:AA7; COG:C; EggNog:ENOG503NXN6), whose protein sequence is MSVPGFLMSSLLMTSCRTAPKGCNGYIRASSSRFTSNLLLAILLLAGGILANVSTIEPDLDEPPLVEQRPFEMVNHQLYTTTALSLLTPLAPGHNWNGTGHSLNGTSNCKLIPGDHTWPGDGDWSALNETLGGRLIASVPLAAVCHNGPFNIYNETRCGEAREGWDRPETHFVEPVEFNAPIFQNATCDPFTSVDQECELGNYVSYAVNLTTDTAADDVKAGLAFATQHNLRVVIKNTGHDYLGKSTGKGALSFWTHNLKNISIIEDYSSDDYNGPAVKIGAGVQGFDVLDSLKESGYLTLSGSCPTVGLAGGYTQGGGHSILTSKYGLSADNVLEWEVVTANGTLVTATPKENQDLYFALSGGGGGTFGVVISMTTRLFEDRKVGGANNFTFAAASDKKEDVNAFWDAVGSLQNLTIPFVDAGNSLVYLIYAWPDRKVPALTTYSVTVPDCDTTECVDTAMKPFTDDLTARGVKYEYSAKVSETFLEHYNASFGPIPYGWYPVSQVTGGRLLPRAVVSDEEMGKNLTATMRMAIQEEGFTFGCVASSAKVGLREGVVSSVNPAWRNAMAFCLVVGKWDYSIDRAEMMKMQKALTEMVQPALDAATPGGGCYLNEANFEQEDWQEQFYGLENYKKLRNVKDTWDPTGVFYALTAVGSEDWELDGDGRVCRKQ, encoded by the exons ATGAGCGTTCCTGGCTTTTTGATGTCGAGTCTGCTCATGACTTCATGTAGGACGGCTCCCAAGGGCTGTAATGGTTATATCAGGGCGAGCTCCTCCCGTTTCACTTCGAATCTACTCCTCGctatccttctcctcgctgGTGGAATATTAGCGAACGTCAGCACAATCGAGCCAGATCTTGACGAGCCTCCTCTTGTAGAGCAACGTCCTTTCGAGATGGTCAACCACCAACTTTACACCACGACTGCGTTGTCGTTACTCACCCCACTCGCTCCCGGGCATAATTGGAACGGCACCGGGCATAGTCTTAATGGCACCAGCAACTGCAAGTTAATCCCTGGTGATCACACATGGCCAGGAGATGGCGACTGGTCAGCGCTGAACGAGACGCTTGGTGGCCGCTTGATTGCCTCGGTTCCCCTGGCTGCCGTGTGCCATAACGGGCCTTTCAACATCTACAATGAGACGAGATGCGGCGAGGCGAGGGAAGGCTGGGATAGGCCCGAGACTCA CTTCGTCGAACCAGTCGAGTTCAACGCGCCCATCTTCCAAAACGCCACTTGTGACCCTTTCACCTCCGTAGATCAAGAGTGTGAGCTCGGCAACTACGTCAGCTACGCtgtcaacctcaccaccgacACCGCTGCCGACGACGTCAAGGCCGGCCTCGCCTTTGCAACCCAGCACAACCTCCGCGTCGTGATCAAGAACACAGGCCACGATTACCTCGGCAAGTCCACCGGCAAGGGTGCCCTCTCCTTTTGGACCCACAACCTCAAGAACATCTCTATTATCGAGGACTACAGCAGTGACGACTACAACGGCCCCGCCGTCAAGATCGGGGCTGGCGTGCAAGGCTTTGATGTTTTGGATTCCCTCAAGGAATCCGGCTACCTCACGCTCTCTGGCTCGTGCCCCACCGTTGGTTTGGCCGGAGGATATACTCAGGGAGGAGGGCACTCTATTCTCACAAGCAAGTATGGCCTTTCGGCTGACAACGTCCTCGAGTGGGAGGTTGTGACAGCAAATGGCACTCTTGTCACCGCCACTCCGAAGGAAAATCAAGACCTGTATTTTGCTCTTtctggtggcggcggcgggacGTTTGGTGTTGTCATCAGCATGACCACCCGCCTATTCGAGGACAGAAAAGTCGGCGGTGCGAACAACTTTACCTTTGCCGCCGCGTCAGACAAGAAAGAAGATGTCAACGCCTTTTGGGATGCTGTCGGCTCACTGCAGAACTTGACCATTCCGTTTGTTGACGCGGGGAACAGTCTGGTCTATCTGATTTACGCCTGGCCTGACAGGAAGGTCCCCGCGTTGACGACGTATAGCGTTACTGTTCCTGACTGTGACACGACGGAGTGTGTGGACACGGCGATGAAGCCTTTTACGGATGACTTGACggcgaggggggtgaagTACGAGTATTCGGCCAAGGTGTCGGAGACGTTTCTGGAGCATTACAATGCTTCGTTTGGGCCGATTCCGTATGGCTGGTATCCGGTCTCGCAGGTGacgggggggaggttgttgcccagggcggtggtgtcggatgaggagatggggaAGAATCTGACtgcgacgatgaggatggctatccaggaggaggggttcaCTTTTGGGTGTGTTGCGTCGAGTGCAAAggttgggttgagggagggggtggtttcTTCGGTGAATCCTGCTTGGAGGAATGCGATGGCTTTCTGTCTTGTTGTGGGGAAGTGGGACTACTCGATTGACAGGGcggagatgatgaagatgcagAAGGCCTTGACCGAGATGGTGCAGCCTGCTCTTGATGCCGCTACGccggggggtgggtgttATCTCAATGAGGCCAACTTTGAGCAGGAGGATTGGCAGGAGCAGTTTTATGGGTTGGAGAATTACAAGAAGTTGAGGAATGTGAAGGATACGTGGGATCCTACGGGGGTGTTTTACGCTTTGACTGCTGTGGGTAGTGAGGACTGGgagcttgatggtgatgggagggTCTGCAGGAAGCAGTGA
- a CDS encoding hypothetical protein (COG:S; EggNog:ENOG503PHCI) — METLHDNTDPLPWLWEDTYLFPLDFPTFGASLDTGVPLLPQSEGAIHQQPEQSSQWDGGDPTLIDFNFLSPNLGSFPDFDFSMESPHSVWMASAYTDSIACPSITSDVSSLSPSQMSMTMSTPPSFLPLTPRPLAPLQHSEPFELANGQGDRTVQVAENPRVNPTTAFPSPQQTSTRPRNSRRRRDPSFIPARQIRQREKPEKCPICQKGHQYRSDVKRHIASRHKDRAHELGISIALFPCPVSGCSQTFPVSRPDHALRHMRRKHKDHDGNTKAVRGGKK; from the exons ATGGAGACCCTACACGACAATACAGACCCCCTACCATGGCTTTGGGAAGATACCTATCTTTTCCCCCTGGACTTTCCTACTTTTGGTGCATCCCTCGACACTGGCGTCCCCTTGCTGCCACAGTCAGAAGGAGCCATTCACCAACAACCCGAACAAAGCAGCCAGTGGGACGGCGGCGACCCTACTCTTATCGATTTCAATTTTTTGTCGCCTAATCTGGGTTCTTTCCCAGATTTCGACTTCAGCATGGAAAGTCCACATTCCGTATGGATGGCTTCTGCCTACACAGACTCGATCGCCTGCCCGTCCATTACATCAGATGTCTCGTCTTTGTCACCGAGCCAGATGTCGATGACCATGTCAACGCCGCCGTCCTTCTTGCCACTTACTCCGAGACCCTTGGCTCCGCTACAGCACTCTGAGCCCTTTGAGTTAGCAAATGGTCAAGGAGACCGCACAGTTCAAGTTGCAGAAAATCCAAGGGTGAATCCCACCACGGCGTTTCCTAGCCCCCAACAAACGTCTACTAGGCCTCGCAACTCCCGTCGACGACGTGACCCTTCCTTCATCCCGGC GCGCCAGATCCGACAGCGCGAGAAGCCTGAAAAGTGTCCAATTTGCCAAAAGGGCCATCAATACCGATCGGATGTAAAAAGGCACATTGCGTCCCGCCACAAAGACAGAGCTCACGAGCTTGGGATCTCCATCGCTCTATTCCCCTGCCCAGTATCAGGGTGCTCTCAAACATTTCCTGTCTCGAGGCCAGATCATGCTTTGCGCCATATGCGAAGAAAGCACAAGGACCATGATGGAAACACCAAAGCAGTTCGCGGGGGGAAGAAGTAG
- a CDS encoding hypothetical protein (EggNog:ENOG503PYGR): protein MNFSNPSRIRHLYSTSPLRGLLTDQVRYKAMDPPPSSQQLTSSTASTSDHKNINKLSHLKPTPAFTQLTSHRLHTSPTSPLPSQNIFQLSKMSGSDSSSTKWDDILKHGSALSIVRPDVVFTPYGGGSSSGSSSGGSSSNSSGGSSSGGK from the exons ATGAACTTTTCGAATCCATCTAGGATTAGGCACCTGTATTCAACATCGCCTCTGCGTGGTCTTCTCACAGACCAAGTTCGATATAAAGCCATGGACCCTCCACCGTCATCTCAACAGctaacatcatcaacagcaagcaCCAGCGATCACAAGAACATCAACAAGCTCTCTCACCTCAAGCCAACGCCCGCCTTCACTCAGCTTACTAGTCATCGACTACAcacctcgccaacctcgcctcTTCCCAGTCAAAACATCTTTCAACTCAGCAAAATGTCTGGATCCGACAGCTCAAGCACCAAGTGGGACGACATCCTCAAGCACGGATCGGCCCTCAGCATCGTCAGGCCTGATGTCGTCTTCACCCCATATGGAGGCGGTTCCAGCTCTGGCAGTTCGTCAGGGGGGTCTTCTTCAAACTCTTCCGGTGGTTCATCGTCTGGCGGG AAATAA